Proteins encoded in a region of the Uloborus diversus isolate 005 chromosome 1, Udiv.v.3.1, whole genome shotgun sequence genome:
- the LOC129234257 gene encoding fibroin heavy chain-like isoform X1: MGWLTNIAICLFLMSGQTLVSGSHNPMFSASSQVEAFASSFNSAMSGCPGISASTLMDVVEISSTFTETFLGKFETLNAMTQEGYLIGFVTEIAAVLLQEQSGNEAALNYVIDILGDCLLQATGNRDDLLMIEARDLVSVLARDSKRNKDVSTQSESNKAGIHAESDSSSSASSSNSGPGNWNNGNYGTVWQPNAPGSSNTVSSSAASSSTSGSPGGYSVIFNSPGETSSSTTRTSSSSSSSDGGNGLGYNGGYGQGYPSSYVPSGSSASSAASSTSNTQSGPEVLDIIFVNTPGQYGTESSSSSAAAAAGSTGPGYGQGWEQGGTGYGNGYGQGNGAGSAAAAAASAGGPGSGQGWGGAPGYGGGDSSSAAAAAAKGNGGNGYGNDGTGSGSSAASVSGAGAGAGAGGYGGGGYGSGYGNGSGPGSSASAASSASSRPGSGGQRGGPGYGNGASSSAAGAGAGGYGGGGYGSGYGNSGSGPVSSASAASSTSIGPGSGGQRRGGPGYGNSASSSAAGAGAGAGAGAGAGAGAGAGAGAGAGAGAGGYGGGGYGSGYGNSGSGPVSSASAASSTSIGPGSGGQRRGGPGYGNSASSSAAGAGAGAGAGAGAGAGAGAGAGAGGYGGGGYGSGYGNSGSGPVSSASAASSVSSGPGSGGQRSRRPGYRNGASSSAAGAGAGAGAGAGAGAGAGGYGGGGYGSGYGNGSGPGSSASAASSASIGPGSGGQKRGGPGYGNGASSSAAGAGAGGYGGGGYGSGYGNSGSGPVSSSSAASSVSSGPGSGGQKRGGPGYGNGASSSAAGAGAGGYGGGGYGSGYGNSGSGPVSSASAASSTSIGPGSGGQRRGGPGYGNSASSSAAGAGAGAGAGAGAGAGAGAGAGAGAGAGGYGGGGYGSGYGNSGSGPVSSASAASSTSIGPGSGGQRRGGPGYGNSASSSAAGAGAGAGAGAGAGAGAGAGAGAGGYGGGGYGSGYGNSGSGPVSSASAASSVSSGPGSGGQRSRRPGYRNGASSSAAGAGAGAGAGAAPGAGAGAGAGAGGYGGGGYGSGYGNGSGPGSSASAASSASIGPGSGGQKRGGPGYGNGASSSAAGAGAGGYGGGGYGSGYGNSGSGPVSSSSAASSVSSGPGSGGQKRGGPGYGNGASSSAAGAGAGGYGGGGYGSGYGNSGSGPVSSASAASSTSIGPGSGGQRRGGPGYGNSASSSAAGAGAGAGAGAGAGAGAGAGAGAGAGGYGGGGYGSGYGNGSGPGSSASAASSASSGPGSGGQRGGPGYGNGASSSAAGAGAGGYGGGGYGSGYGNSGSGPVSSASAASSTSIGPGSGGQRRGGPGYGNSASSSAAGAGAGAGAGAGAGAGAGAGAGAGAGAGGYGGGGYGSGYGNSGSGPVSSDSAASSTSIGPGSGGQRRGGPGYGNSASSSAAGAGAGAGAGAGAGAGAGAGAGAGGYGGGGYGSGYGNSGSGPVSSASAASSVSSGPGSGGQRSRRPGYRNGASSSAAGAGAGAGAGAAPGAGAGAGAGAGGYGGGGYGSGYGNGSGPGSSASAASSASIGPGSGGQKRGGPGYGNGASSSAAGAGAGGYGGGGYGSGYGNSGSGPVSSSSAASSVSSGPGSGGQKRGGPGYGNGASSSAAGAGAGGYGGGGYGSGYGNSGSGPVSSASAASSTSIGPGSGGQRRGGPGYGNSASSSAAGAGAGAGAGAGAGAGAGAGAGAGAGGYGGGGYGSGYGNGSGPGSSASAASSASSGPGSGGQRGGPGYGNGASSSAAGAGAGAGAGAGAGGYGGGGYGSGYGNNGSGPGSSASAASSAPSGPGSGGQRRRRPGYGNRASSSAVGAGAGAGAGAGAGGYGGGGYGSGYGNNGSGPGSSASGASSVSSGAGSEGQRRVGPGYGNGASSSAAGAGAGAGAGAGAGAGAGAGAGGSGGDGYGSGYGNDGSGSSAAAASSALSGQGPGRGYGGGRGSGGTASSSSTAASVVLGRRRGARRGNRRVIGSGTVATAVASSVGGDSSGSGTGGAPGYGSSGSSSASAASAGGSGGNGYGGGNGYGNDGSGSGSSAAAASAASSGQGTGGSWGPGYGNDGSSSAAATAASVNGNNGYGPDSGSGAGSSSAAAASSSSSGPGNGYGYDGRQGFGPGSSSSSSSSVSTVNNVVSSLGSGGFDLSSVSSLKSGIYSGLSSDLSDCERENEAHRVLLAAVLQLYLQCQSNGQYSNADIYGLLL; this comes from the coding sequence ATGGGGTGGCTAACAAATATTGCAATTTGTCTGTTCTTGATGAGTGGGCAGACCCTTGTATCGGGCTCCCATAACCCGATGTTTTCTGCGAGCAGCCAGGTAGAAGCTTTTGCTTCTTCCTTCAACAGCGCTATGTCTGGATGTCCGGGAATAAGTGCATCGACATTGATGGATGTGGTAGAAATTTCTAGCACCTTTACCGAAACATTCCTCGGGAAGTTCGAGACTTTAAATGCAATGACACAGGAAGGCTATCTAATTGGTTTCGTTACAGAAATAGCGGCAGTACTGTTACAAGAACAGAGTGGAAACGAAGCAGCACTTAATTATGTGATAGATATTTTAGGAGACTGTCTTCTTCAAGCTACAGGAAATAGGGATGACCTTCTTATGATAGAAGCCAGAGATTTAGTGTCTGTGCTCGCTCgagattcaaaaagaaacaagGACGTATCGACGCAATCAGAGTCAAATAAAGCCGGAATTCATGCTGAAAGTGATTCAAGCAGTTCAGCAAGTTCTTCAAATTCTGGACCTGGAAACTGGAACAATGGAAACTATGGTACAGTATGGCAACCAAACGCTCCTGGATCATCAAACACAGTTAGCTCATCCGCTGCTTCTTCGAGCACTTCCGGAAGTCCCGGTGGGTACAGCGTCATTTTCAACTCGCCAGGGGAAACATCCTCTTCTACAACTCGTACATCTTCATCGTCATCAAGCTCTGACGGTGGAAACGGATTAGGATATAACGGAGGATACGGTCAAGGTTATCCTTCAAGTTATGTTCCCAGCGGATCAAGTGCCTCAAGTGCAGCTTCGTCCACTTCCAACACTCAAAGCGGTCCAGAAGTTTTAGATATTATTTTCGTTAATACTCCAGGCCAATACGGAACTGAAAGCTCAAGCTCCTCTGCGGCAGCTGCTGCAGGAAGCACGGGACCCGGATACGGACAAGGATGGGAACAAGGAGGAACAGGATATGGTAACGGATATGGTCAAGGAAATGGAGCTGGATCAGCAGCCGCTGCTGCAGCATCTGCAGGTGGCCCAGGTTCAGGACAAGGATGGGGAGGAGCACCTGGATACGGAGGAGGAGATTCGTCTTCCGCTGCTGCGGCTGCAGCAAAAGGCAATGGAGGAAATGGTTACGGAAATGATGGAACAGGATCTGGATCATCAGCTGCTTCAGTCTCTGGAGCAGGAGCAGGAGCAGGAGCAGGAGGATATGGAGGAGGCGGTTACGGAAGTGGCTACGGAAATGGATCAGGACCAGGATCGTCAGCTTCCGCAGCCTCATCAGCTTCAAGTAGACCAGGTTCAGGAGGACAAAGAGGAGGGCCAGGATATGGAAACGGCGCATCGTCTTCCGCAGCAGGTGCTGGAGCAGGAGGCTATGGAGGGGGCGGTTACGGAAGTGGATACGGAAATAGTGGGTCAGGACCAGTATCGTCAGCTTCCGCAGCCTCATCAACTTCAATTGGACCAGGTTCAGGAGGACAAAGAAGAGGAGGGCCAGGATATGGAAACAGCGCGTCGTCTTCCGCAGCAGGTGCTGGAGCAGGAGCAGGTGCAGGAGCAGGTGCTGGAGCAGGAGCAGGCGCTGGAGCAGGAGCTGGAGCTGGAGCTGGAGCAGGTGGATATGGAGGAGGCGGTTACGGAAGTGGATACGGAAATAGTGGGTCAGGACCAGTATCGTCAGCTTCCGCAGCCTCATCAACTTCAATTGGACCAGGTTCAGGAGGACAAAGAAGAGGAGGGCCAGGATATGGAAACAGCGCGTCGTCTTCCGCAGCAGGTGCTGGAGCAGGTGCAGGAGCAGGTGCTGGAGCAGGAGCAGGCGCTGGAGCAGGAGCTGGAGCAGGTGGATATGGAGGAGGCGGTTACGGAAGTGGATACGGAAATAGTGGGTCAGGACCAGTATCGTCAGCTTCCGCAGCCTCATCAGTTTCAAGTGGACCAGGTTCAGGAGGACAAAGAAGTAGAAGGCCAGGATATCGAAACGGTGCATCGTCTTCCGCAGCAGGTGCTGGAGCAGGAGCAGGTGCTGGAGCAGGAGCTGGAGCTGGAGCAGGTGGATATGGAGGAGGCGGTTACGGAAGTGGCTACGGAAATGGGTCAGGACCAGGATCGTCAGCTTCCGCAGCCTCATCAGCTTCAATTGGACCAGGTTCAGGAGGACAAAAAAGAGGAGGGCCAGGATATGGAAACGGCGCATCGTCTTCCGCAGCAGGTGCTGGAGCAGGAGGCTATGGAGGGGGCGGTTACGGAAGTGGATACGGAAATAGTGGGTCAGGACCAGTATCGTCATCTTCCGCAGCCTCATCAGTTTCAAGTGGACCAGGTTCAGGAGGACAAAAAAGAGGAGGGCCAGGATATGGAAACGGCGCATCGTCTTCCGCAGCAGGTGCTGGAGCAGGAGGCTATGGAGGGGGCGGTTACGGAAGTGGATACGGAAATAGTGGGTCAGGACCAGTATCGTCAGCTTCCGCAGCCTCATCAACTTCAATTGGACCAGGTTCAGGAGGACAAAGAAGAGGAGGGCCAGGATATGGAAACAGCGCGTCGTCTTCCGCAGCAGGTGCTGGAGCAGGAGCAGGTGCAGGAGCAGGTGCTGGAGCAGGAGCAGGCGCTGGAGCAGGAGCTGGAGCTGGAGCAGGTGGATATGGAGGAGGCGGTTACGGAAGTGGATACGGAAATAGTGGGTCAGGACCAGTATCGTCAGCTTCCGCAGCCTCATCAACTTCAATTGGACCAGGTTCAGGAGGACAAAGAAGAGGAGGGCCAGGATATGGAAACAGCGCGTCGTCTTCCGCAGCAGGTGCTGGAGCAGGTGCAGGAGCAGGTGCTGGAGCAGGAGCAGGCGCTGGAGCAGGAGCTGGAGCAGGTGGATATGGAGGAGGCGGTTACGGAAGTGGATACGGAAATAGTGGGTCAGGACCAGTATCGTCAGCTTCCGCAGCCTCATCAGTTTCAAGTGGACCAGGTTCAGGAGGTCAAAGAAGTAGAAGGCCAGGATATCGAAACGGTGCATCGTCTTCCGCAGCAGGTGCTGGAGCAGGAGCAGGTGCTGGAGCAGCACCAGGTGCTGGAGCAGGAGCTGGAGCTGGAGCAGGTGGATATGGAGGAGGCGGTTACGGAAGTGGCTACGGAAATGGGTCAGGACCAGGATCGTCAGCTTCCGCAGCCTCATCAGCTTCAATTGGACCAGGTTCAGGAGGACAAAAAAGAGGAGGGCCAGGATATGGAAACGGCGCATCGTCTTCCGCAGCAGGTGCTGGAGCAGGAGGCTATGGAGGGGGCGGTTACGGAAGTGGATACGGAAATAGTGGGTCAGGACCAGTATCGTCATCTTCCGCAGCCTCATCAGTTTCAAGTGGACCAGGTTCAGGAGGACAAAAAAGAGGAGGGCCAGGATATGGAAACGGCGCATCGTCTTCCGCAGCAGGTGCTGGAGCAGGAGGCTATGGAGGGGGCGGTTACGGAAGTGGATACGGAAATAGTGGGTCAGGACCAGTATCGTCAGCTTCCGCAGCCTCATCAACTTCAATTGGACCAGGTTCAGGAGGACAAAGAAGAGGAGGGCCAGGATATGGAAACAGCGCGTCGTCTTCCGCAGCAGGTGCTGGAGCAGGAGCAGGTGCAGGAGCAGGTGCTGGAGCAGGAGCAGGCGCTGGAGCAGGAGCTGGAGCAGGTGGATATGGAGGAGGCGGTTACGGAAGTGGCTACGGAAATGGGTCAGGACCAGGATCGTCAGCTTCCGCAGCCTCATCAGCTTCAAGTGGACCAGGTTCAGGAGGACAAAGAGGAGGGCCAGGATATGGAAACGGCGCATCGTCTTCCGCAGCAGGTGCTGGAGCAGGAGGCTATGGAGGGGGCGGTTACGGAAGTGGATACGGAAATAGTGGGTCAGGACCAGTATCGTCAGCTTCCGCAGCCTCATCAACTTCAATTGGACCAGGTTCAGGAGGACAAAGAAGAGGAGGGCCAGGATATGGAAACAGCGCGTCGTCTTCCGCAGCAGGTGCTGGAGCAGGAGCAGGTGCAGGAGCAGGTGCTGGAGCAGGAGCAGGCGCTGGAGCAGGAGCTGGAGCTGGAGCAGGTGGATATGGAGGAGGCGGTTACGGAAGTGGATACGGAAATAGTGGGTCAGGACCAGTATCGTCAGATTCCGCAGCCTCATCAACTTCAATTGGACCAGGTTCAGGAGGACAAAGAAGAGGAGGGCCAGGATATGGAAACAGCGCGTCGTCTTCCGCAGCAGGTGCTGGAGCAGGTGCAGGAGCAGGTGCTGGAGCAGGAGCAGGCGCTGGAGCAGGAGCTGGAGCAGGTGGATATGGAGGAGGCGGTTACGGAAGTGGATACGGAAATAGTGGGTCAGGACCAGTATCGTCAGCTTCCGCAGCCTCATCAGTTTCAAGTGGACCAGGTTCAGGAGGACAAAGAAGTAGAAGGCCAGGATATCGAAACGGTGCATCGTCTTCCGCAGCAGGTGCTGGAGCAGGAGCAGGTGCTGGAGCAGCACCAGGTGCTGGAGCAGGAGCTGGAGCTGGAGCAGGTGGATATGGAGGAGGCGGTTACGGAAGTGGCTACGGAAATGGGTCAGGACCAGGATCGTCAGCTTCCGCAGCCTCATCAGCTTCAATTGGACCAGGTTCAGGAGGACAAAAAAGAGGAGGGCCAGGATATGGAAACGGCGCATCGTCTTCCGCAGCAGGTGCTGGAGCAGGAGGCTATGGAGGGGGCGGTTACGGAAGTGGATACGGAAATAGTGGGTCAGGACCAGTATCGTCATCTTCCGCAGCCTCATCAGTTTCAAGTGGACCAGGTTCAGGAGGACAAAAAAGAGGAGGGCCAGGATATGGAAACGGCGCATCGTCTTCCGCAGCAGGTGCTGGAGCAGGAGGCTATGGAGGGGGCGGTTACGGAAGTGGATACGGAAATAGTGGGTCAGGACCAGTATCGTCAGCTTCCGCAGCCTCATCAACTTCAATTGGACCAGGTTCAGGAGGACAAAGAAGAGGAGGGCCAGGATATGGAAACAGCGCGTCGTCTTCCGCAGCAGGTGCTGGAGCAGGAGCAGGTGCAGGAGCAGGTGCTGGAGCAGGAGCAGGCGCTGGAGCAGGAGCTGGAGCAGGTGGATATGGAGGAGGCGGTTACGGAAGTGGCTACGGAAATGGGTCAGGACCAGGATCGTCAGCTTCCGCAGCCTCATCAGCTTCAAGTGGACCAGGTTCAGGAGGACAAAGAGGAGGGCCAGGATATGGAAACGGCGCATCGTCTTCCGCAGCAGGTGCTGGAGCAGGAGCAGGTGCTGGAGCAGGAGCAGGTGGATATGGAGGAGGCGGTTACGGAAGTGGCTACGGAAATAATGGGTCAGGACCAGGATCGTCAGCTTCCGCAGCCTCATCAGCTCCAAGTGGACCAGGTTCAGGAGGACAAAGAAGAAGAAGGCCAGGATATGGAAACCGCGCATCGTCTTCCGCAGTAGGTGCTGGAGCAGGTGCTGGAGCAGGAGCTGGAGCAGGTGGATATGGAGGAGGCGGTTACGGAAGTGGCTACGGAAATAATGGGTCAGGACCAGGATCGTCAGCTTCCGGAGCCTCATCAGTTTCAAGTGGAGCAGGTTCAGAAGGACAAAGAAGAGTAGGGCCAGGATATGGAAACGGCGCATCGTCTTCCGCAGCAGGTGCTGGAGCAGGAGCAGGTGCTGGAGCAGGTGCTGGAGCAGGAGCTGGAGCTGGAGCAGGTGGATCTGGAGGTGACGGTTACGGAAGTGGTTACGGAAATGATGGATCTGGATCGTCAGCTGCCGCAGCCTCATCAGCTTTAAGTGGACAAGGTCCAGGAAGAGGATATGGGGGAGGACGTGGCTCAGGTGGTACTGCATCTTCATCGTCTACAGCTGCTTCAGTGGTCTTAGGTAGACGCAGAGGGGCAAGAAGAGGAAATCGTAGAGTGATAGGATCTGGAACAGTAGCCACCGCAGTTGCTTCGTCTGTCGGTGGAGACAGTTCAGGATCAGGAACGGGAGGTGCACCTGGATACGGAAGTTCTGGTTCTTCTTCCGCTTCAGCGGCTTCAGCTGGTGGCTCAGGAGGAAATGGTTATGGCGGAGGAAATGGTTATGGAAATGATGGATCAGGATCTGGGTCATCAGCTGCCGCAGCCTCAGCGGCTTCAAGCGGACAAGGTACAGGAGGAAGTTGGGGACCAGGATATGGAAATGATGGCTCGTCTTCTGCTGCTGCGACGGCAGCAAGTGTTAATGGAAACAATGGATATGGACCAGATAGCGGTTCCGGAGCTGGATCTTCGTCTGCTGCAGCTGCAAGTAGTTCTAGTTCTGGTCCTGGTAATGGATATGGCTATGACGGTAGACAAGGATTCGGACCAGGATCGTCCTCCTCTTCTTCGTCATCCGTTTCCACAGTTAATAATGTTGTCTCATCGTTAGGAAGTGGAGGTTTCGACTTGAGCTCTGTTTCGTCTCTTAAGAGTGGAATTTACTCCGGTTTGTCATCTGACCTGTCTGATTGTGAAAGAGAAAATGAAGCCCACAGGGTATTGTTGGCCGCTGTTCTTCAACTCTATTTACAATGCCAATCAAATGGACAATATAGTAACGCGGATATTTACGGGCTTTTGCTTTAG